The sequence TGAAGCCAGCGAAATAGCCGTCGCTCTTGTAGTCAAAGCTAATGGCAGCCATGTCTTCGGCACTACCAATAACGGTGTTACCCGCCGCGGCTTTGTCGACGTAAGTCGAGTCGTTCTTGGTGTACGACACGTAAACGCCCCAGTTGTCGTTTAGCTGATAATCAAGCGACGCTTCAATACCGTTCGACTCAACACCACCGTCGTTCACATAACCACCGGCAGCCGCTTCTAAGAAGTCGATGCCATCAACATCTTCGTTGCTGATAAAGGTAATGCGGTTATCAAAGGTAATGTCGTAATACGTTAAGCTGGCGTTCAGACCCGGCGACGAATAACGCAGACCTAAGTCAATGTTATCCGCACGCTCTGGCTCAACCACGCTCAAGTCAGTGTCGTCACGCTCAAGTACTGCATCTTTTATTGCCGCAAAGTTTTCTGCGTAGCCACCGAACACTTCCAGACCACGAACGCCCGGCACCGGTGCGACAAAACCGGCTGAGAACAGTACGTCAGAGCTTGAGTCGACGTCTAAGTTGTTGTCGCTGTTAAACAAGTCATTTTTCGCAACGTCGACATCGAACTTCTTGGCGCCCACACGGAATTTCGCGAAGCCAGCGTCCAGTTCGTTCTCAACGTACGCCATTAACGTATCTACCGGGAATTCGCGGTTGTACTGAATCCAGTAAGGATTGTTTTCCCAACGAGCACTGGTTGCTGAATCGATCAGTTTGTGCCAGCTACGGTATTCTTCACGCTCGTAATCTTCATACCAGAAGCCACCGCGTAAGGTGTTTGGCATGTCGGCAATGGTGGTGTCCCAAATGAAGTCACCATTCACGCCGTAACGATCTTTGTTGTAGTTGGTGTGACGATGCGACGATACTGGAATAGCGCCTGAGCCATAGCAGTCCGGGTCTAATGCAGCGCCTGCGCCGCCATAAGGGTAAGTAATTGAGCTTTCACAACCGGCTTGCGGCTGCAAAGACTGGCCGTCACGGTTCACAAAGTAAATTTGGCCCAGTGAAGAACCGCCCTCTGCCGTGGTGCTTGGGTCTAACTCTGAGTGCGGGTTGCCAGCACCATCGTCAGTCACGTCAACAACATAGTAAGGGATCCAGTCGCCGCGACCTTCGTTGTGGTGGTAATACACATTACCCTTTAACGTTACGTTGCTGATCATGGTTTGTGCTTTTAGGTAACCAAATAAGTTTTCACGGTGCGTTACCCAGCCTTTACGCCATGCCTGATCCTGGTATGGAACGCCGGTCCAGTTTGGTACCAAACCGTCCCACTGTTTGTTTTGTTCAAACTGGCTCACGCCGTACACACGCTGATACGTGTATTCGCGGGCATCGTCATAAGTCACGTAACCTTCCAGATCAACGTCGCCCAGACGGCTGATGAGTTTACCGGCAAAGTGGTCACGCGTGTTGGTTGCGACTTCGTCCATCCAGTCGGTGTTTTCTTGCGTTGAGAAGCTTACCCAACCGTACGTGTCGCGCGCCAGCTCACCCGTTTCATAGCGAGCGTAAATTTTCTGTGCGTTGTTTTCGCCTAATGTCGCGCTGACGACCGCTTTTTCTTCAAAGCCCGGGTCAATGGTACGGAAGTCCAAGGTGCCGCCTAGCGCTTCGTGTGAGCGCGAGCTAATGTCTGAGGTGCCCTGAGAGACGTCGACGCCCTGCAGGTTTTCAGTGTCGATAAAACGGTTTGCTTTGGTACCACCACCGTAGTTTGAGTTACCGTTAGAAATGCCATCAACGGTCATGCCAATTTGTTGTTGGCTCAGGTCAATTGAGAAGCCACGCATTGAGATGCTGGTTGACCATTCATCAGAGCCGAACGGGTCACCTTCGTTGATTAATACGCCCGGTAGGTTATCAACAACCGCCAATGCGCTGGTCATTGAGGTTTGCTGCAACTTCATTTCTTCCGCAGTGGCATTATTCGCGTAAGAAACGCTGCGCCCAGTCACCTGGATTTGCTCTATGTCTTGTGCTTTTTTCTTATCGTCATTTGCAGTTTGTTCTTCCTGCTGAGCAAGCGTAGGAGCGCTTAACACAGAAAAAACGGAGAGTGCCAGTAAACTGGGCTTCATTGGTACAGATAACTTCATTTCATTAAGTCCTATTGTAGTTTTAGAGACGTATCTAAGACTAGTGAGTGAATGTTACAGTCGCGTTTATTTTAATTGACCGTTCAATTAAAATCAAATGACAGAAAAAAGACAGAAGGAAATACGACGCAGCCTGACGTTATTTACGTCAGGTGGATTGACGGGAATTACCACCGTAAATGAGTGATATCGGTGTGGTTTGCTATATCGGAGAGATCGCACCTGATGCGATAGCATCAGGCACGATTTCCTCTCTATACACTACTAACTACTGGACGGGTAAAAAACGTTTATCATGACGTGGTAGGAAACCAACACGCTCAATTGGAAGCCTGGGGCTTATCGATGCTGGCTTGGCTGTAGACGACTGCCCCATATCAGGGTTACTTAATTCACTAGGCAGGCTACGCAACTCCATCATGTTTATTCGTGGCTGAATCCAAGTGCTGGAGACATTAACCTCGCCGTTACCACGTTGAAAATCTTCAAACGCAAACTCCATCACATAAACCCAACCATCATCGGTTTCATGAAGAATATGCCAGCGGCGAACTCGACAGTCATCAGTTAAACCCCAACTTTGGCAAATAGCCGCGCGCTCAATATCAATCACTTGACCATTTTCAGACAGATACCAGTTAATACTGTTGGCATTAAGCGTCAATGTTGACTCTCCATGAACACATAGACCATCTTCATTGGGCTGTTCACATCCCACACTGACATTGTAGCCAGTTGTACCTGGTTCAAACTGCCACCCGAAATAGTAAGAGACTAATGGAATACCCAGCTCTTCACTCCAGGCATCTTTAACCCATGAGTTAATATGGCCAAACCAAAGCTGATCCGCTGCGGTCACCACATCATCCTCAATAGCCGCTATTTCAGGATCTTGCTTAACAACCCGATTATAACTTGCAACAATATTACCATCCGGGGTTTCCGCAGCCATTAATGCCGCATAGAGCTCACCAATTTGGTTAAATATCTCAATGGTCTGCTCCACATCACCGTAGAACATTTCAACCGTACCTTCAGAGAGCTCCCATGTACCTTCAATGCCAGTATACATTGCGCTAAAACTGCCGTCGGCATTGAAAGAGACCATATCAGTAGAGAACTGGTCATAGCCGTCTTCCGGTGCAAACTGACCCAAAATATTTACGGCCCAAGTGCCAATAACATCTTCTTCTGTTGCCGGAATAAGCTCTAAATTATCGCCGTTTAAGTACACAGTATTAGATGAATATTCATTCTCTACCGGTGGAATTTGGTAGGTTTCTCCCCCCCACTCTAACGGCGCATAGGTCACTGTTTGAGTATATTCCTCGCGAATAGTGTCCTGTTTGTTACCTTTGGTAATAACTTTAAAACGTTTGCCATTTTGAGTATAGGTTGTTTCCACCTGGCTAGCGCCAGCCGCTTGATAAGCCGCTAAAATATCAGGGTCATCGGTCACCGAGCTCACTTGTGGATACCCCTGAAACTGAACCGGTTCTTCGTAAGTCAGAACAAAGTAGTTATTTTCACCAACCTCCCACGTAAATCCTGAACTGCTATTACCATTTGAATAAAATGGAGACACAATCATACCGCTACCATCGGCTTCGAATACAAGCGCCTCATATGAGCGGCTAACAAAACCCGGACGGGTTGCTGACGTTGGCAAATAGAATGAAGGCGGGGTTGGGCTCTCCTCTTGCTCAACTAGCTCAGGATCATTAATAATTTCCTCTACAACCGCATCTAAAGCATCAGGATCGGTCGCTTCCACTTCTGCAACGTAAGCGTTATACGATTCGGTATTCTGTACCAAGTCTAATACGCTCTCAACTCCCTGCGGCAGACTGAAGTTTTCATTATCAATAATCAGTTTAATCACCGCTGACACTTCAAGTAGCTCGTTAGGATCAACCGCTTCCTGAGCGACGCTTAACGCTTCTTCGTCAGTTGGCGCTTCACCTCCGTTGGCTTCAACCATCAGCGTATGGCTTGCTGTAGTGACATTGGTCACATTCGTACCTGCTGCTTCGGAGCGATCTAACACACCATCTTCGCCAGCTGCGGCCGCTAAAGAAGCCAATGATGACAATGCGCTGACTAACTCGACATATTCCTGATTATTCTCAGCAGAGCCCTGTGCATTAATAGTCAATAGCTCAGTGCCGTCAACAAAGGTTACATCTAATGTGTAAGCCCCTTCAGCATCAGCCGTCGCTGTATAAGTCTCACCGCCAATGGTAACGGTTACTGTCGCATTGGCTATTGGTGAGTCGACAATTTTTCCTGACACGCTAACGGTTTGCTGAACCGTAACATTGACCTCCGCTGTCGCTTCTTCCTCACCGTCAGACACCGTATATGTGAATGAATCAGAGCCGGTATAACTCCCGGAAGATGTATACAAAATAGCGCTACTATCGATAGTCACCGTGCCATTTTCCGGAGCAGATACATCAGTAATTTCCAGAGTGTCACCATCCGCGTCTGAGTCATTAGCCAGTACGTCAATACTAACTTCTGTCGCTGTTTGCGCTGTGACTTCGTCGTTCACCGCTTCTGGTGCAGCGTTACTAGTACCTCCACCGCCAGTACCTGTATCATCGTTGCTGTCGCTTCCACCACACGCTGCCAACGTCAGGGCAGCGCCTAATAATAAAAGATATGAGTATTTCATGGCATATTCCTAGCTGTTGTTTTTGTTCTGAGCCAAAACAGCTACAAATGGCGCAGTAACATTAATAACTAGGAGAGGGTTTGATAAAAGTCAAAAGCTTATTTACAAAATCTTTACAAAATAAAAATTGACGTCAATTGACATAACCTCCAGCCTGAGGCAATAGTCTCAGGCTAGTGTGTCTATGTAGCTTGACGTTATTACGTCATGGACAACGGTCGGGCAATAAAATGTGGGTTCAGATAATCCTCTTTTTGGTTGTAAAGCAGTGGATCGCCAGTAATTGTCATTATCTCGCCACCAGCAGCACTTAATACAGCATGAGCAGCGGCGGTATCCCACTCACAGGTAGGCCCTAAACGCGGATACACGTCGGCTTCGCCTTCGGCCACCAGACATATTTTTAGCGAGCTGCCCATAGGCACCATTTCGTAAGGTTTGCCTAAGGCATCTAGCCAATCAGTAGTATCCTGCGACGGATGTGAGCGTGAGCCAACAACGCGCAACGTTGTTGGGGTATTTACCGTTACTTTTATCGGCTTGTCGTTCAAGAACGCTCCCCTATCGCGCTCGGCGGCATACATAGCATCAAGCACCGGCGCATAGACCACGCCCATTACCGGCACACCTTTTTCTATTAACGCAATGTTCACCGTAAACTCACCATTGCGCTTAATAAACTCTTTCGTACCATCAAGCGGATCTACCAGCCAATAGCGACACCAGTGTTTGCGCTGCTTCCAGCTAATATCTGATGATTCTTCCGAAATAATGGGATATTGCGTTCCAAGCGCACGCAACCCGTCACAAATGACCTTGTGAGCCGCCAAATCCGCTTTCGTCAGCGGACTGTTGTCTGTTTTTTGTTGTGCACCAAAGTCATTGCTCTCATAAACTTTCAAAATCTCAGTGCCAGCATCACTCGCAATTGCTTTTACTTGTTCAAGCATGATTAGCCACTTCTCCTTCAGGTTCTAAACTGCGAACTGTAGAACTCCTCGCAAAATTACATCGTATTCTGTTCAGCCGGAATACAGAATCCTTTTTGGAGCACTGCGGTCGGTTTAGGTAACACTTTACAATCAGAAACCATCTCGGACTTTTCCGAAAAGCGGCGACTCAACTCGTTATACTGTTTTAATTTCTCTAAAAAAACCTCACGCTCATCAACACTCATTGTTTTCTCAGAATACAGAAGGTACCGCTCAGGTCCGCCACATGGCTTGTGTCCCATCTCAACTATTTTGCACTGCTCAGGGTTATCAGCCGCGGGTGTTTTAACCATTCTTCTGACTTCAAGTTCAAGTTCTTTTAAATCACTTGCTTTCGTTAATTCCGTAACTGCTTGTTTTTGCTGCCTCTCTGCAGTCGTACTCTCCTTCTGTCCACAACCAACAAGTAAGCTAGCGGCTATTAAGAAAAGTCCGAATCTAACTACCGTCATATTTTTCTCCTTTTAAGCTTTATCCATTAACCGTAAAACACCAAAATGATAAATTAACGCACAGAAAATGCCAGCAATAGCTCCACCTAGGTGACCCATCACAGCAACCCGTTCAACCTCACTAAAAGTCAATAAAGGCTCGCCTAAAAAAGCTTCCAAAATCACCTTTCCCACAACCAATAGCCAGAGTAAAGCTCCAAATGGCCGACGTTTAATAATATCCAAAGTTGCCCCCCACGCAAAGAATCCATACAACGCCCCTGAGAACCCTTTATTTTCAGTAACAATCGTAGAAACGTAGGGAGGAATTGCCAACCAATGCTCAAATAAAACAGATAACGACGCGGCAAAAATGAGCATCATCCAAACAGGTATCGGTTTGATATGTTCAGAAAATAAAAGCCACATCACCGCCAAGCCAATAATACTGGAAACACCATGGCTAAACTCGAAATGAATCCATCCTGCACTAAGAAACTCCCACCAATGGCCATTACCTCGTTGGTAAGCCAATATGGTCAGCCAAGGTTTCGGCAAAAGCATCAACAAGGTAAGTAAA comes from Idiomarina sp. X4 and encodes:
- a CDS encoding rhomboid family intramembrane serine protease, with product MKPDYKDSLVALGPVAILLTLLMLLPKPWLTILAYQRGNGHWWEFLSAGWIHFEFSHGVSSIIGLAVMWLLFSEHIKPIPVWMMLIFAASLSVLFEHWLAIPPYVSTIVTENKGFSGALYGFFAWGATLDIIKRRPFGALLWLLVVGKVILEAFLGEPLLTFSEVERVAVMGHLGGAIAGIFCALIYHFGVLRLMDKA
- a CDS encoding Ig-like domain-containing protein, with amino-acid sequence MKYSYLLLLGAALTLAACGGSDSNDDTGTGGGGTSNAAPEAVNDEVTAQTATEVSIDVLANDSDADGDTLEITDVSAPENGTVTIDSSAILYTSSGSYTGSDSFTYTVSDGEEEATAEVNVTVQQTVSVSGKIVDSPIANATVTVTIGGETYTATADAEGAYTLDVTFVDGTELLTINAQGSAENNQEYVELVSALSSLASLAAAAGEDGVLDRSEAAGTNVTNVTTASHTLMVEANGGEAPTDEEALSVAQEAVDPNELLEVSAVIKLIIDNENFSLPQGVESVLDLVQNTESYNAYVAEVEATDPDALDAVVEEIINDPELVEQEESPTPPSFYLPTSATRPGFVSRSYEALVFEADGSGMIVSPFYSNGNSSSGFTWEVGENNYFVLTYEEPVQFQGYPQVSSVTDDPDILAAYQAAGASQVETTYTQNGKRFKVITKGNKQDTIREEYTQTVTYAPLEWGGETYQIPPVENEYSSNTVYLNGDNLELIPATEEDVIGTWAVNILGQFAPEDGYDQFSTDMVSFNADGSFSAMYTGIEGTWELSEGTVEMFYGDVEQTIEIFNQIGELYAALMAAETPDGNIVASYNRVVKQDPEIAAIEDDVVTAADQLWFGHINSWVKDAWSEELGIPLVSYYFGWQFEPGTTGYNVSVGCEQPNEDGLCVHGESTLTLNANSINWYLSENGQVIDIERAAICQSWGLTDDCRVRRWHILHETDDGWVYVMEFAFEDFQRGNGEVNVSSTWIQPRINMMELRSLPSELSNPDMGQSSTAKPASISPRLPIERVGFLPRHDKRFLPVQ
- a CDS encoding TonB-dependent receptor domain-containing protein; translation: MKLSVPMKPSLLALSVFSVLSAPTLAQQEEQTANDDKKKAQDIEQIQVTGRSVSYANNATAEEMKLQQTSMTSALAVVDNLPGVLINEGDPFGSDEWSTSISMRGFSIDLSQQQIGMTVDGISNGNSNYGGGTKANRFIDTENLQGVDVSQGTSDISSRSHEALGGTLDFRTIDPGFEEKAVVSATLGENNAQKIYARYETGELARDTYGWVSFSTQENTDWMDEVATNTRDHFAGKLISRLGDVDLEGYVTYDDAREYTYQRVYGVSQFEQNKQWDGLVPNWTGVPYQDQAWRKGWVTHRENLFGYLKAQTMISNVTLKGNVYYHHNEGRGDWIPYYVVDVTDDGAGNPHSELDPSTTAEGGSSLGQIYFVNRDGQSLQPQAGCESSITYPYGGAGAALDPDCYGSGAIPVSSHRHTNYNKDRYGVNGDFIWDTTIADMPNTLRGGFWYEDYEREEYRSWHKLIDSATSARWENNPYWIQYNREFPVDTLMAYVENELDAGFAKFRVGAKKFDVDVAKNDLFNSDNNLDVDSSSDVLFSAGFVAPVPGVRGLEVFGGYAENFAAIKDAVLERDDTDLSVVEPERADNIDLGLRYSSPGLNASLTYYDITFDNRITFISNEDVDGIDFLEAAAGGYVNDGGVESNGIEASLDYQLNDNWGVYVSYTKNDSTYVDKAAAGNTVIGSAEDMAAISFDYKSDGYFAGFSTKYVGERYMDQANTQVVDSYTTSDFYLGTAVYNVGNAIDSMELRFTINNVFDERYLGTIAPGAAWIGAPRVAALNAKFTF
- the cysQ gene encoding 3'(2'),5'-bisphosphate nucleotidase CysQ; translated protein: MLEQVKAIASDAGTEILKVYESNDFGAQQKTDNSPLTKADLAAHKVICDGLRALGTQYPIISEESSDISWKQRKHWCRYWLVDPLDGTKEFIKRNGEFTVNIALIEKGVPVMGVVYAPVLDAMYAAERDRGAFLNDKPIKVTVNTPTTLRVVGSRSHPSQDTTDWLDALGKPYEMVPMGSSLKICLVAEGEADVYPRLGPTCEWDTAAAHAVLSAAGGEIMTITGDPLLYNQKEDYLNPHFIARPLSMT